In Bradyrhizobium sp. 1(2017), one DNA window encodes the following:
- the dnaA gene encoding chromosomal replication initiator protein DnaA — protein MTMEQDRWSRVKGRLRSSVGEDVYTSWFARMDLEGVQDESVRLSVPTRFLKSWIQAHYAERVLSCWQAEMPEVHRIDLTVRSAVRPVVQPKEVPAPIEARRAPAPELRSTATAPVSANHDALGGSPLDPRLTFASFVVGRSNTLAHAAARQVAEGRRGDPVMFNPLYIHAGVGLGKTHLLQAVTWAGNSGNERKVLYLTAEKFMYGFVAALKTQTALAFKEALRGIDVLVIDDLQFLQGKSTQAEFCHTLNALIDAGRQVVIAADRPPSDLESLDDRVRSRLAGGLVVEMGSLGEELRHGILKSRVAAARAHHATFEVPEEVLHYLARTITHNGRDLEGAINRLLAHSKLNNRPVTLEMAEHEVRDLVRPQEPKRIKIEDIQRVVARQYNVSRSDLLSSRRTANVVRPRQVAMYLAKTLTLRSLPEIGRRFGGRDHTTVLHAVRKIEALVSKDTALSEEVESLKRQLQE, from the coding sequence ATGACAATGGAACAGGATCGCTGGTCACGCGTGAAGGGGCGGCTGCGCTCGAGCGTTGGCGAGGACGTCTACACGAGCTGGTTTGCCCGCATGGATCTGGAAGGCGTGCAGGACGAGAGCGTGCGGCTCTCGGTGCCGACCCGCTTCCTGAAGAGCTGGATCCAGGCCCATTATGCCGAGCGCGTGCTGTCGTGCTGGCAGGCCGAGATGCCGGAAGTGCATCGTATCGATCTCACGGTCCGCTCGGCGGTGCGCCCGGTCGTGCAGCCGAAGGAAGTGCCCGCCCCGATCGAGGCGCGCCGCGCACCGGCGCCGGAATTGCGCTCGACAGCGACCGCGCCGGTCTCGGCCAATCACGACGCGCTCGGCGGCTCCCCGCTCGATCCGCGCCTGACCTTCGCGAGCTTCGTCGTCGGCCGCTCCAACACGCTGGCGCATGCGGCCGCACGCCAGGTTGCCGAAGGACGCCGCGGCGATCCCGTCATGTTCAACCCGCTCTACATCCATGCCGGCGTCGGCCTCGGCAAGACGCACCTGCTCCAGGCGGTGACCTGGGCCGGCAATTCCGGCAACGAGCGCAAGGTGCTGTATCTCACGGCCGAGAAATTCATGTACGGCTTCGTCGCCGCGCTGAAGACGCAGACGGCGCTCGCCTTCAAGGAAGCGCTGCGCGGCATCGACGTGCTGGTGATCGACGACCTCCAGTTCCTGCAGGGCAAGTCGACGCAGGCCGAGTTCTGTCACACGCTGAACGCGTTGATCGACGCCGGCCGTCAGGTCGTGATCGCGGCCGACCGTCCGCCGTCCGACCTCGAAAGCCTGGACGATCGCGTCCGCTCCCGGCTCGCTGGCGGCCTCGTGGTCGAAATGGGCTCGCTCGGCGAGGAGCTGCGGCACGGCATCCTCAAGTCGCGCGTCGCCGCCGCCCGCGCCCATCATGCGACCTTCGAGGTGCCCGAGGAGGTGCTGCATTATCTGGCGCGCACCATCACCCATAACGGCCGCGACCTCGAAGGCGCGATCAACCGTCTGCTGGCGCATTCCAAGCTCAACAACCGTCCGGTGACGCTGGAAATGGCCGAGCACGAGGTGCGCGATCTGGTGCGGCCGCAGGAGCCGAAGCGGATCAAGATCGAGGACATCCAGCGCGTGGTGGCGCGGCAGTACAATGTCAGCCGTTCCGATCTGCTGTCCTCGCGCCGGACCGCCAACGTGGTCCGCCCGCGGCAGGTGGCGATGTATCTCGCCAAGACCCTGACCTTGCGCTCGCTCCCCGAGATCGGCCGCCGTTTCGGCGGACGCGACCACACCACGGTGCTGCACGCCGTGCGCAAGATCGAGGCCCTGGTCTCCAAGGACACGGCGCTGTCCGAGGAAGTGGAGTCGCTGAAGCGCCAGCTTCAGGAATAA